The following proteins come from a genomic window of Trinickia caryophylli:
- a CDS encoding ABC transporter permease, whose amino-acid sequence MIQRLTSFRADRTGGQYVSGALLVLAIVALAVSFASFRTPQNLGNLIVQATPLMVVALGQTLPILTGGLDLSVGVVMSLSTCILATTGSPALAITLTILSAALLGIVNGVGVTRFRVHPIIMTLSTGTVLQGIVLLVQPSPGGSVWPMLPAAVGNSVMGVPIALLWVALAIWFAWSLLHRSRLGLHVYAVGGGADNAALAGVSVTRMTIASYVICALFAAVAGIFLAGRISSGDPWVGASYGLDSVAAVALGGTQLSGGIGGPLGTAFGALLLSIVGNAMNIVQINPFLLSVVNGALLLFAVCLRRRKEIGI is encoded by the coding sequence ATGATTCAGCGCCTTACTTCGTTCCGGGCCGATCGCACCGGCGGCCAGTATGTGTCGGGCGCACTCCTGGTCCTCGCGATCGTCGCTCTGGCGGTCTCGTTCGCGAGCTTCCGGACGCCCCAGAACCTCGGCAATCTTATCGTGCAGGCCACGCCGCTGATGGTCGTCGCACTCGGCCAGACCTTGCCGATTCTCACCGGCGGTCTCGATCTGTCGGTCGGTGTCGTCATGAGTCTGTCGACATGCATTCTCGCCACCACCGGCTCGCCCGCGCTCGCGATCACGCTGACCATCCTGAGCGCCGCGCTCCTCGGCATCGTGAACGGTGTCGGCGTGACGCGATTTCGCGTGCATCCGATCATCATGACCTTGTCCACCGGAACGGTGCTGCAAGGCATCGTGCTGCTCGTGCAGCCGTCGCCCGGCGGCAGCGTCTGGCCGATGCTTCCCGCCGCTGTGGGCAACTCGGTGATGGGCGTGCCGATCGCGCTGCTGTGGGTCGCGCTGGCGATCTGGTTCGCGTGGTCGCTGCTGCATCGCTCGCGGCTCGGCCTGCATGTCTATGCGGTCGGCGGCGGCGCGGACAACGCGGCGCTCGCGGGCGTGTCCGTTACGCGCATGACCATCGCGTCATATGTTATTTGTGCGCTGTTCGCGGCGGTCGCCGGCATTTTCCTCGCCGGGCGCATCTCCTCTGGCGATCCGTGGGTCGGCGCCTCGTACGGACTCGACTCGGTGGCCGCCGTCGCACTCGGCGGCACGCAACTGAGCGGCGGGATCGGCGGGCCGCTCGGCACGGCCTTCGGCGCGTTGCTGCTAAGTATCGTCGGCAACGCGATGAATATCGTGCAGATCAACCCATTCCTTCTGTCCGTGGTCAACGGCGCGCTGCTGTTGTTCGCCGTCTGTCTGCGTCGCCGCAAAGAAATCGGAATCTAA
- the tnpB gene encoding IS66 family insertion sequence element accessory protein TnpB (TnpB, as the term is used for proteins encoded by IS66 family insertion elements, is considered an accessory protein, since TnpC, encoded by a neighboring gene, is a DDE family transposase.), which translates to MFRLDDELKVYVHRDAVDFRKSINGLAAIVEQSTKLDPFARAVYVFSNQRRDRIKMLLWDRNGFWLLMKRLEQDRFVWPRKEAVLVLRTEQLHWLLEGIDIEAMRAHPRRYYQRVT; encoded by the coding sequence ATGTTCCGCCTGGACGATGAACTGAAGGTCTATGTGCATCGTGACGCCGTTGACTTCCGCAAGAGCATCAACGGTCTCGCAGCCATCGTCGAGCAGTCAACGAAGCTCGACCCATTTGCGCGTGCGGTTTATGTGTTCAGCAATCAGCGGCGCGACCGCATCAAGATGCTGCTGTGGGACCGTAACGGCTTCTGGCTTCTCATGAAACGCCTCGAGCAGGACCGCTTCGTATGGCCGCGCAAGGAAGCGGTGCTCGTGCTGCGAACAGAGCAACTTCACTGGCTGCTGGAGGGCATCGACATCGAAGCGATGCGCGCGCATCCGAGGCGTTATTATCAGCGCGTGACCTGA
- the tnpA gene encoding IS66-like element accessory protein TnpA: MTEEHSETTGVKVINVGRDGKRRYDRQTKQKLVEACLEPGASVAGLALKHGVNANLLRKWIKLHQQRLAGTSPQPAPTGTAFVPVVEVDSHEAVVAPASAKAHRHTPAARASSPAMTSARLMVQMPNGVTLRFECSGNDAPLLSAMIETLGRCDVPPGR, from the coding sequence ATGACAGAAGAACACTCAGAAACGACTGGGGTGAAGGTCATCAACGTCGGTCGGGACGGCAAGCGCAGATATGACCGGCAAACCAAACAGAAGTTGGTGGAAGCGTGTCTTGAACCAGGTGCTTCGGTCGCCGGGCTCGCACTCAAGCATGGGGTCAACGCCAACTTGCTGCGCAAGTGGATCAAGCTGCATCAGCAGCGACTGGCTGGCACGTCCCCACAGCCAGCGCCGACTGGCACAGCTTTCGTTCCGGTGGTCGAAGTCGATAGTCACGAAGCGGTGGTCGCGCCCGCATCTGCGAAGGCACACCGCCACACCCCCGCAGCAAGGGCGTCGTCGCCGGCGATGACTTCGGCACGGTTGATGGTGCAGATGCCCAACGGCGTCACACTCCGGTTTGAATGCAGCGGCAATGACGCGCCGTTGCTATCGGCCATGATCGAGACGCTAGGACGGTGCGATGTTCCGCCTGGACGATGA
- a CDS encoding ATP-binding cassette domain-containing protein, which yields MESLLLKLRDQGKCIFYISHRMREIFDLCDTATVLKDGKLVGSYATADLTPDRLLSLMVGRDVEHLYPPRAAYHNGAALKVSALSTAPGRTGVDFDVRRGEIVALGGLEGQGQRDIVRSLAGVMKGCTGKLELQRRSGAAISLRPRAGVRRALSNGLAFMPEDRKGEGLYLDLPIRDNLTLGVHQRKHPWDIARPLAALVKRLSDELRIRSASAAQAVVSLSGGNQQKVMLGRWIAIDADVLLIEEPTRGVDVGAKVEIYNALRTFCERGGAVIFTSRELPEVIGLADRVLVVSDHRIVKEIDAKDATEEDILQAAVARTETLAGATA from the coding sequence ATCGAATCGTTGCTGCTCAAGCTGCGCGATCAGGGCAAGTGCATCTTCTACATCTCACATCGGATGCGGGAAATTTTCGATCTGTGCGATACGGCGACGGTGCTCAAGGACGGCAAGCTGGTCGGCTCATACGCCACCGCCGACTTGACCCCCGACCGTCTGCTCTCTCTCATGGTGGGACGTGATGTGGAGCATCTCTATCCGCCGCGTGCGGCGTATCACAACGGCGCGGCGCTGAAAGTGAGCGCGCTGAGCACCGCACCGGGCCGCACCGGTGTGGATTTCGATGTGAGGCGCGGCGAAATTGTCGCGCTCGGCGGACTCGAAGGTCAGGGACAGCGCGATATCGTTCGCTCACTCGCGGGCGTGATGAAAGGCTGCACGGGCAAGCTCGAACTGCAACGCCGTTCGGGCGCGGCGATCTCGTTGCGACCGCGTGCGGGCGTACGCCGCGCGCTGTCGAATGGGCTGGCCTTCATGCCGGAAGACCGCAAGGGCGAAGGCCTCTATCTCGACTTGCCGATTCGCGACAACCTCACGCTCGGCGTGCATCAACGCAAGCATCCGTGGGACATCGCGCGGCCACTCGCGGCGCTTGTCAAGCGGCTCTCCGACGAACTACGGATTCGCTCTGCCAGCGCGGCGCAAGCGGTCGTGAGCCTGTCCGGCGGCAATCAGCAGAAGGTGATGCTCGGACGCTGGATCGCCATTGACGCCGATGTACTGCTGATCGAAGAGCCGACACGCGGCGTCGATGTCGGGGCGAAAGTCGAAATCTACAACGCGTTGCGCACTTTCTGCGAGCGTGGTGGCGCGGTGATCTTCACGTCCCGCGAATTGCCCGAAGTGATCGGCTTGGCCGACCGCGTTCTGGTCGTGAGCGATCATCGCATCGTCAAGGAAATCGATGCGAAAGACGCCACCGAGGAGGACATTCTCCAGGCCGCCGTCGCCCGTACCGAAACGCTTGCAGGAGCCACAGCATGA
- a CDS encoding enoyl-CoA hydratase/isomerase family protein: MQEGSVSYRAQDGIAIITIDRPEKRNALTAAMCDQLSDALARLESGDERVGLLCANGATFCAGADLSAPPEHFWRCVPGVGVTLTKPLIAAVQGPVVGMAVAIMAFCDLCVASEDARFIYPEAKIGLSKGLISALCARVPHKFAMEMMLLGGPISAARAFDVGFVNQLTLPGQQFEAAQEMACTLASSAPLVLAQLKTLVAATLPTSPAETMYRTTALVERVTKSEDAIEGVRSFHEKRRPDFKGV, from the coding sequence ATGCAGGAAGGAAGCGTCAGCTATCGCGCCCAGGATGGAATCGCGATCATCACCATCGATCGGCCCGAGAAGCGCAATGCACTGACTGCCGCCATGTGCGATCAGCTTTCCGACGCGCTGGCGCGTCTCGAATCGGGCGATGAACGCGTCGGTCTGCTATGTGCAAATGGCGCGACGTTTTGTGCAGGCGCCGACCTGAGTGCGCCCCCCGAACATTTCTGGCGTTGCGTACCTGGCGTCGGCGTGACATTGACCAAGCCGCTCATCGCCGCGGTGCAAGGACCGGTGGTCGGCATGGCTGTAGCCATCATGGCGTTTTGCGATCTGTGCGTCGCTTCGGAAGACGCGCGTTTCATCTATCCCGAGGCGAAGATCGGCCTCTCGAAAGGCTTGATCTCGGCGCTGTGCGCACGCGTGCCCCACAAATTCGCGATGGAAATGATGCTGCTCGGCGGTCCGATTTCCGCGGCGCGTGCTTTCGATGTCGGCTTCGTCAATCAGTTGACGCTGCCAGGTCAGCAATTCGAGGCCGCGCAGGAGATGGCCTGCACGCTCGCGTCGTCCGCACCGCTCGTTCTCGCCCAACTGAAGACGCTGGTGGCCGCGACGTTGCCCACCAGCCCGGCGGAGACGATGTACCGGACCACGGCACTTGTCGAACGCGTGACAAAGAGCGAGGACGCGATCGAAGGCGTGCGTTCGTTCCACGAAAAGCGCCGTCCAGATTTCAAGGGTGTCTGA
- a CDS encoding FAD-binding oxidoreductase → MQAHRAETLSRVSDSLIETLRAMFGQRLSTAAVVREQHGRGESPFRAMPPDAVVFVESTDEVCEVLKLCNAHRVPAIAFGAGSSLEGHLLATKGGVCIDLSRMDRIIGVNAGDFTASVQAGVTKEALNAVLRGDGLFFPVDPGAHATLGGMVATRASGTNTVRYGSMRENVLALKVVTADGTLVHTGTSAVKSSAGYDLTRLFVGSEGTLGIVTEVTLKLFPLPEAMSAAVITFEDADAAVTTVIDAIQSGLPIARSEYLCTNSIRAINANSRELALRERPTLFMEFHGSPGSLQEQTELLREIALQHGGEDFQWADRPEERSRLWHARHHAYFSCQLSRAGSMIIATDTCVPRSRLAESIDGAERIMARAHFPHMTFGHIGDGNFHVLMVIDPGSEAEREEAEKLNEAIVELAIGLGGTCTGEHGIGFHKKAFLRREAGDAAVQLMQRIKTALDPHGILNPDKIF, encoded by the coding sequence ATGCAGGCACATCGCGCAGAAACCTTGTCGCGCGTCAGCGACAGTCTGATCGAAACGCTGCGTGCCATGTTCGGGCAGCGTCTGTCCACGGCGGCCGTGGTGCGGGAACAGCACGGCCGGGGTGAATCGCCGTTTCGGGCCATGCCGCCCGATGCTGTGGTGTTCGTGGAATCCACCGATGAAGTGTGCGAGGTCCTGAAGCTCTGCAATGCCCATCGTGTGCCCGCCATAGCGTTTGGTGCGGGTTCTTCGCTGGAAGGTCATCTGCTCGCCACGAAAGGCGGCGTATGTATCGACCTGTCGCGGATGGATCGCATCATCGGCGTGAATGCCGGCGATTTCACGGCTAGCGTGCAGGCGGGTGTAACGAAAGAAGCGCTCAACGCAGTGCTTCGCGGCGACGGCCTGTTCTTTCCGGTCGATCCCGGTGCGCATGCGACGCTCGGCGGAATGGTCGCGACGCGCGCGTCCGGCACCAATACCGTTCGCTATGGATCGATGCGCGAAAACGTACTCGCGCTCAAGGTGGTCACCGCCGACGGAACGCTCGTCCACACCGGCACGTCGGCGGTGAAATCGTCTGCGGGCTACGACCTGACGCGTCTGTTCGTCGGCTCGGAGGGCACGCTTGGGATCGTGACCGAAGTCACGCTGAAGCTGTTTCCGTTGCCTGAGGCGATGTCCGCCGCGGTCATCACCTTTGAGGATGCGGATGCCGCGGTGACGACGGTCATCGATGCGATTCAATCGGGACTGCCCATCGCGCGCAGCGAGTACCTGTGCACCAATTCGATCCGCGCGATCAACGCCAATTCGCGCGAGCTCGCGTTGCGCGAGCGGCCGACGCTCTTTATGGAGTTTCATGGTTCTCCGGGCTCATTGCAGGAGCAAACCGAATTGCTGCGCGAAATTGCGTTGCAGCACGGCGGCGAAGACTTCCAATGGGCCGATCGGCCGGAAGAGCGCAGCCGTCTTTGGCATGCGCGCCATCACGCGTATTTCAGCTGTCAGCTTTCGCGGGCCGGTTCAATGATCATCGCGACCGACACCTGTGTGCCGCGATCCAGACTGGCCGAATCCATCGATGGTGCCGAGCGGATCATGGCGCGAGCGCACTTCCCGCACATGACGTTCGGTCATATCGGCGACGGCAATTTTCACGTGCTGATGGTGATCGACCCGGGCAGCGAAGCCGAGCGGGAAGAGGCGGAAAAGCTGAACGAAGCGATCGTCGAACTCGCGATTGGTCTGGGCGGAACCTGCACGGGTGAACACGGAATCGGCTTTCACAAGAAAGCGTTTTTACGGCGCGAGGCTGGCGATGCCGCTGTGCAATTGATGCAGCGAATCAAGACGGCACTCGATCCCCACGGCATTCTCAATCCTGACAAGATTTTCTAG
- a CDS encoding ABC transporter permease gives MPVQPISEAGNLSMRAAPRFELRRLFVAVPPSIFVLAALLLFCVFFRPVLLQLPFQMVIARQAAPLGLAVAAQMIVMRCRSIDLSVGGVFVMTNYLITTAPLNDMSAPMLIFGALAIGALIGLVNGVLITKFRASAVIATLAIASILTGTVLFLSSGSSPGSVPDAVQVLGSAKLGIVPIATVIWVGVLLLLAIPLRFMVFGRLLKAVGSNPVAATLSGLPVEGVFIASHVAAGLLAAAGGLLLSGYVGVSTTSVGTDVVMNSIAGVILGGITFGGGRGGLIGPCAAAFALTLLFNVLNAYGAGESGKLIVQGLAIAGAAILAGMAGRTRR, from the coding sequence ATGCCCGTCCAACCTATCTCCGAAGCCGGAAACCTTTCGATGCGCGCCGCGCCACGCTTCGAACTCCGCAGGCTCTTCGTCGCGGTGCCGCCGTCCATCTTCGTGCTCGCCGCCCTGCTGCTGTTCTGTGTGTTCTTTCGCCCCGTGCTGTTGCAACTGCCGTTTCAGATGGTGATCGCGCGTCAGGCCGCCCCGCTCGGCCTGGCCGTCGCCGCGCAAATGATCGTGATGCGATGCCGCTCCATCGACCTGTCTGTGGGCGGCGTCTTCGTGATGACGAACTATCTGATCACCACCGCGCCTCTCAACGACATGTCCGCGCCAATGCTGATTTTCGGCGCGCTCGCGATAGGCGCGCTGATCGGCCTCGTCAACGGCGTGCTCATTACGAAGTTCCGCGCGTCCGCCGTGATCGCCACGCTGGCGATAGCCTCCATTCTCACCGGCACCGTACTGTTCCTGAGCTCCGGCAGCAGCCCGGGATCGGTGCCGGACGCGGTGCAGGTACTCGGCAGCGCGAAGCTCGGCATCGTGCCGATCGCAACGGTGATCTGGGTGGGCGTGCTGCTGCTCCTCGCGATTCCGTTGCGCTTCATGGTGTTCGGCCGTCTGCTCAAAGCGGTCGGCAGCAATCCGGTCGCGGCCACGTTGTCGGGTCTGCCGGTCGAGGGCGTGTTTATCGCCTCGCATGTCGCTGCGGGACTGCTCGCGGCGGCGGGCGGTCTGCTGTTGTCGGGCTACGTCGGCGTGAGCACGACCAGCGTGGGCACCGATGTCGTGATGAATTCGATCGCAGGCGTGATCCTCGGCGGCATTACGTTTGGCGGCGGTCGCGGCGGATTGATCGGCCCGTGCGCGGCTGCCTTCGCGCTCACGCTCCTCTTCAATGTGCTCAACGCGTATGGCGCGGGCGAGTCGGGCAAGCTGATCGTACAAGGTCTGGCGATCGCGGGCGCTGCCATTCTTGCGGGCATGGCTGGGCGCACGCGTCGTTGA